From a region of the Burkholderia lata genome:
- a CDS encoding FitA-like ribbon-helix-helix domain-containing protein — translation MANLLVRNVDDSIVQSLREQAAANGRSAEAEHRAILADALGRPKRKTFAQVLMSMPDVGDDADFQRVQDSGEARRVFD, via the coding sequence ATGGCAAATCTACTGGTGCGTAACGTGGATGACAGTATCGTTCAGAGCTTGCGCGAGCAGGCTGCGGCAAATGGCAGGAGTGCCGAGGCCGAACATCGGGCCATCCTGGCCGATGCGCTCGGCCGGCCGAAGCGAAAGACATTCGCGCAAGTGCTGATGAGCATGCCCGATGTTGGCGACGACGCGGATTTTCAACGTGTTCAGGATTCCGGCGAGGCCAGGCGTGTATTTGATTGA
- a CDS encoding type II toxin-antitoxin system VapC family toxin produces the protein MLVSGRVFYSFASPLYLSVVTVAELRRGVDLIRHRGDHPQASALEAWMATILSGYAPNILPVDIEISQMWGHLRVPDPTHEIDKLIAATALINDLTVVTRNVADFARTGVRLLNPFD, from the coding sequence ATGCTCGTGAGTGGCAGGGTGTTCTACTCGTTCGCGAGCCCGCTTTACCTGTCCGTCGTGACGGTTGCTGAACTTCGCCGCGGCGTCGATCTGATCCGTCATCGCGGCGATCATCCCCAGGCGTCGGCGCTCGAGGCCTGGATGGCGACGATCCTGTCCGGCTATGCGCCGAACATCTTGCCGGTCGACATCGAGATCAGCCAGATGTGGGGGCATTTGCGCGTGCCCGACCCGACGCACGAAATCGACAAGCTGATCGCGGCCACCGCGCTGATCAACGATCTCACCGTCGTCACGCGCAACGTTGCGGATTTCGCCCGCACCGGCGTCCGGCTGCTGAACCCGTTCGACTGA